In Paenibacillus sp. FSL R7-0345, a single window of DNA contains:
- a CDS encoding serine/threonine protein kinase — protein MKKLQELITDELMLKATIESIDPQEPVIVSNVTFPWKLLGCGNYAAVFCHPDYEAFAVKIYAPGRPGLEEEAEVYKLLGHHPAYARCYYIGNSFLILDRLRGVTFYDAMKQGTLITEQAIQDIDTALDYARSRGLHPHDVHAKNVMIKDGRGLIVDVSDFLKQEDCSMWDDYKRAYYRLYKPIASRWTFPVPRTILEIVRKAYQWRKRKQS, from the coding sequence ATGAAGAAGCTGCAGGAACTGATTACTGATGAATTGATGTTAAAAGCTACAATAGAAAGTATTGATCCGCAGGAGCCTGTAATAGTAAGCAATGTGACGTTTCCCTGGAAGCTGCTCGGCTGCGGCAATTATGCTGCTGTGTTCTGCCATCCGGACTATGAAGCTTTTGCGGTGAAAATATACGCTCCGGGCAGACCCGGGCTGGAGGAGGAAGCGGAGGTATACAAGCTCCTGGGGCATCATCCGGCCTATGCAAGATGCTATTACATAGGCAATTCGTTTCTCATTCTGGACCGGCTGCGCGGAGTTACCTTCTATGACGCAATGAAGCAGGGGACTCTTATTACGGAGCAGGCAATTCAAGATATTGATACTGCGCTGGACTATGCCCGTTCACGCGGCCTTCACCCGCATGATGTCCATGCCAAAAATGTAATGATCAAGGACGGCCGAGGCCTGATCGTAGATGTGTCTGATTTTTTGAAGCAGGAAGACTGCAGCATGTGGGATGATTACAAAAGAGCCTATTACAGGCTGTACAAGCCTATTGCTTCACGCTGGACGTTTCCCGTTCCGAGGACCATATTAGAGATCGTCCGAAAAGCCTACCAGTGGCGTAAACGAAAACAAAGCTGA